CAACGCCGACGGGGTGCTGCGCCGGGTGCTCCAGCAGGCCCGGCTCAACACCCGGGTCGACCTGCTCGCCACGCAGACCACCATCGACGACTACGACCGCCGGTTCTCGCTCGCCGACGGCGTGTTCGAGGTCGACGGGGAGACCCGAGAGACGGTCCGCGCCGCCTTCCACGACTACCTCGGCACCCGGCCGGAGTCCGCGATCCGCCTGCGTCCCGTCGCGGCGAACATCAAGGACGTGGTGCTGCGCAAGGGCGTGGGCATCGGGTCGGCCGGCCTGCCGTCGTACAACCTGCTGCTGGAGGGGCACACCCAGGCGCTGGAGAACGACGTCGTCATCTACATGAAGCAGGCCCAGGTGCCGGCGGTGGCGCGGTACATCGACGACGAGCGGGTCCGCGGCTACTTCAAGCACCAGGGCCACCGGACCGCCGAGTCGCAGCGGGCGCTCCAGGCGTACGCCGACCCGTGGGTGGGCTTCACCGAGCTGGACGGGGTCGGCCAACTCGTCGCCGAGGTCTCCCCGTACGCGGCCGACCTGGACTGGGCGGACGTCAACGAGCCGGAGGAGCTGGCCGGGGTGCTCACCGACCTGGGGCGGGCGGTGGCCCGGATGCACTCGGTCGCCGACGACGAGTCCAGCCACGACCTGGTCGACTACTCCACCGAGGAGGCGATCGTCGCCGCCGTCGACGCCGACGTGGAGGGCTTCGTCCGGTACCTGGTCGACTTCGCGCACGCGTACGGCGTCCAGGCCCGCCACGACCACCAGCTCTTCGTGGACCTGTTCCGCAACGGCAGGCTGCCCGGCATCTGAGCGGCGTTCCGCCCGGCCGTTCAGGCCGTGAAGTCGAGCACCACCTTGATGTCGTCCGGTCCGGGGGTGTACGCCTCGGCGTACGCCCCCACCGGCACCCGACGGGTGATCAGCGAGCTCAGCCAGGCCTGGTCGGCCCGGGCGAGCGCCTCGGCGGCCAGGTCCCAGTGCCGCCGGTTGGCGTTGACCGAGCCGAAGACCACGTTGTTCTCCAGCACCAGGGCCCGGTTGAGCGCGCCCGCGTCGAAGTCGATGGTCCGGCCGCCGCTGGACACGCCGGTCAGGCAGACGATGCCGGTCGGCCCGGCCTTGTACATCACGTCCGTCACCACCACGGGCGCGCCGGTGCACTCCACCACCACGTCCGGCTCGAACTCCAGCTCAGCCACCGGCGTGGCGTGGTACGTCGCGCCGAGCGCCCGGACCAGTTCCGGTTTCGGCCCCTCGGTGGCCCGGTCCAGCACGTGCACCGACAGCTCGCGCTGCGTGGCGAGCAGCGCGGCCAGCAGGCCGATCGGCCCGGCCCCGGTGACCAGCACGGTCTGCGGCTTCCACTCGGCGCGGCGACCGATCCGCTCGATGTGGTCCCAGGCCTTCGCCACCACGCTCGTCGGTTCGAGCAGCATCCCGACCGGGGCGAGGACCGGGTCCAGGCCGACGGCGAACTTGGGCTGCAGCCGCCACCGGTCCCGGGCGAACCCGGGCAGCGCCTTGATGCCGTGCTCGGTGTACTGCCCGTTGCGGCACATGTCCCACTCGTCCACCGCGCAGTTGGGGCAGGGCACCGGGTCGGGGTGCCGGACGATGCCGGCCACCAGGTCGCCGGCCTGGAGGGTGCCGGTGGGGTCCTCCAGCACCCGCCCCAGCGCCTCGTGGCCCAGCACGAGCCGCTCCTGGCCGGGCGGCGCCTTCCCGTAGGCCCCGGCGATGATCTCGAGGTCGGTGCCGCAGATGCCCACCGCCAGCGCCTCGACCAGGATCGCGCCCTCCTCGGGGGCCGGCTCGGGCCAGTCCTCGGTCAGCTGGAGAGAGTTGGGGACCCTGGGAGACACAGACACGGCGCGCACGGGTTCATCTTTCCCCGCCCGGAGCCCGCCCGCCGGGAAAGCGGCCAGTTCCCCGGGCCGGGAGCGCGGACGGCCCGACACGGGTGCGGGCCGCCGGCCATAGGATCAGCGGCATGACTCCGGAAGAGGTCGGCCAGCGACTGGTCGCGCTGCTCGCGCCCGTCGAGGCCACCGCGTCGGTCTCCGGCGGTCAGGGGTACGCCCGGGCCACCGTCGACGTACCCCCGGCGAGCTGGCGGGACGCGGTGCGCGCGGCCCGCGACGACGCCGAGCTGGCCTTCGACTTCTTCGACTGGCTGTCGGCGGTCGACGAGCTGGCCGAGGGCTTCGACGTGGTGGTCCACCTCTGGTCGACCACCGGGCGGCACGGGCTGCTGCTGCGCACCCGGTTGCCCCGGGAGGCGGCGACCGTGGCGTCGCTGGTCGACCTCTATCCGGGCGCGGCCTGGCACGAGCGCGAGACGTACGAGATGTTCGGCATCTCGTTCGACGGGCACGGTGAGCTGAAGCCGCTGCTGCTGCCGCCGGAGTTCGAGGGGCACCCGCTGCGCAAGGAGTTCGTCCTCGCCTCCCGGGTGGCCAAGCCCTGGCCGGGCGCGAAGGAGCCGGGCGAGTCCGAGGCCGGCGGCGGCCGGCGGCCGATCCGCCCGCCGGGCGTACCGGCGCCGGGGGAGTGGGGGACGACGCCCACGCCGGCCGGCGCGGCCGGGGTGGGCGAGGGCCCCCGCGGCGGCGTGCCCGCCCGCCCGGCCCGGGAACGCCCCGCGCGCCCCGCCCCGGGCGACCGCCCGGCCCGCCCCGCGCCCGCCGAGCGTGCCGCCCGGCCCACGCCCGGCGAGCGCCCGACCGGTCCTGCCCGGCAGGAACCGGCAGAGGCCGCCGGCGACGAACCGACGTCCGAGGGAGGCAGGGCCTGATGCCGGCCTGGTTGGAGCTGATTCTCCGGGTGGCGGGCGTGCTGGTCGCGTTCCTCACCCTGCCGCTGCTCGTCGGGCAGGTCGAGCACAAGGTGATGGCGCACATGCAGGGCCGGCTCGGCCCGATGTACGCGGGCGGCTTCCACGGCTGGGCGCAGCTGATCGCGGACGGGATCAAGTTCGTGCAGAAGGAGGACGTCACGCCGCGCGACGCGGACCGGGCGGTCTTCCGGCTGGCCCCCGCGGTGGCGCTGGTGCCGTACCTGCTCGCGTTGCTGGTGATCCCGCTCGGCCCGGGTGACCTGGTCGGGCAGCCGCTGGACATCGGCCTGTTCTTCGTCCTCGCGGTGGTCGGCATCGGCGTGGTGGCGGTGCTGATGTCGGCGTGGGCGTCGGCCAACAAGTACAGCCTGCTCGGCGGGCTGCGCGGCGCGGCCCAGCTGCTCGGTTACGAGCTGCCGCTGGTGCTGGCCGCCGCGTCGGTGGCGATGGCGGCGGGCACGCTCAGCCTCTCCGGCATCGTCGAGGCGTGGCGGCCGTGGTGGCTGCTCTGGCAGGCGCCCGCGATGGTGGTCTTCTTCGTCGCCGGGCTGGCGGAGATCCGGCGGCCCCCGTTCGACATGCCCGTCGCCGACTCGGAGCTGGTCTTCGGCTACATGACCGAGTACACCGGCCTGCGCTTCGCCTTCTTCCTGCTCGCCGAGTACGTCGGCATTGTGGTGATCGCCGCGCTGACCACCGTGCTCTTCCTCGGCGGCTGGCAGGGCCCGTTCGCGGACGCCCAGCTCGGCTGGCTGTGGACGCTGATCAAGGTCTTCGCGGTCGCGTTCGTGATCATCTGGCTCCGGGTGTCGTACCCCCGGCTGCGCGAGGACCAGCTCCAGCGGCTGTGCTGGCTGGTGCTGGTCCCCCTCGCCCTCGCCCAGCTCGTCCTGACGGCCGCCGTCCGCCTCGCGATGTGAGGAGCGGACCCCTCGCAACGTGTCCGGTGGAGAAGGGGCCACCTTCTCAAACTCAGCCAACCTCCAGCGGGGTGTGTGCGGGGTCGACGCGTTCGTCCGCCGGAGGCGGCGGGGGCGGGGTGCCGTCGCCGAAGGGGCGTCCGCCGAGGGCCTCGCGGCCGTGCGGGGTGAGCCAGTTCGACAGGTCCGGGCCGAGGGGCACGACGCCGGTCGGGTTGATGTCCCGGTGCACCTCGTAGTAGTGCCGCTTGATGTGGTCGAAGTCGACGGTGTCGCCGAAGCCGGGGGTCTGGAACAGGTCCCGGACGTACGCCCAGAGCACCGGCATCTCGCTGAGCTTCTGCCGGTTGCACTTGAAGTGGCCGTGGTAGACCGGGTCGAAGCGGACCAGCGTGGTGAACAGCCGCACGTCCGCCTCGGTGATCGTGTCGCCGGCCAGGTACCGCTTCCCGGCCAACCGCTCGCTCAGCCAGTCCAGCCGGTCGAAGAGCCGGTGGTACGCCTTCTCGTACGCCGCCTGGCTGCCGGCGAACCCGCACCGGTAGACGCCGTTGTTCACGTCGGCGAAGACCACGGCGTTGACCTCGTCGATCTCGTCCCGCAGCCGCTCCGGGTACAGCTCCGGCGCCCCCTCGCGGTGGTACGCGGTCCACTCGGTCGACAGGTCCAGGCCCATCCGCGCGTAGTCGTTGGTGACCACCTGCCCGGTCGGCACGTCCACGATCGCCGGCACGGTGATCCCCCGCTCGTACCCCGGGAACCGCTTGAAGTACGCCTCGGCCAGCCGCTCGATGCCGAGCACCGGATCCCGCCCGCCCGGGTCCAGGTCGAAGGTCCAGCTCCGCTTGTCGTGCGTCGGCCCGGCCACCGCCATCGAGATGGCGTCCTCCAGCCCGAGCAGCCGGCGGACGATGATCAGCCGGCTCGCCCAGGGGCAGGCGCGGCTGACCGCCAGCCGGTACCGGCCGGGCTCCACCGGCCAGCCGTCCCGCCCGTCCGCGGTGATCCGGGTGGCGATGTAGCGCTGGTCCCGGGTGAACTCGCCGCCCGGCTCCACGTACTTCCCGCCGGTGCGGTTGAGGATCTCGTCGCCGCTCTCGGTCACGCCGCCTCCTGTCGTTGTCGTCCCGGTCCCATCATGGTCGTTTTGGCGGGTCCCGTCAGGCCGAGCGGGATGCGGCGGGACTAGGCTGCCGCCGTGATCGATGTGGAGGCCGCGGCCCGACGCTTCATCGCCGACGTGTGGAACGCGAACCGCGAGGAGACCGCGTACGAGCTGGTCGCCGAGAACTGCCCGGGGTTGGGCGGGACCGGCCCGGAGGCCGCGCTGGCCTGGCACCGGGACCGGCGGGCGGCGTTCCCCGACCTGCGTTACAAGACCGTCGAGGTGGTGGCCTCCGGTGACCGGGTGGCCGTGCACTGGCGCGCCGCCGGCACCCAGGCCGGGCAGTTCGGCCCGGTGCCGCCGACCGGCCGAGTGGTCAGCTATTCGGGGGCGTCGTTCCTGCGCTTCGACGACAGCGGCCGGATCGTGGACGTGTGGAGCGTCAACGAGCTGTTCCAGGTCCTCCAGCAGCTCGGCGTCGAGATGATCCCGCCGGCCTGAGCTCCCGCTCCGGCTCAGCCCTGCGGACCCGGCCGTGGCGGGAGGGCGCGGGTGACCGGGACCGGCCCGCAGGTGTCGCCGGGTGCCAGACGGAAGGTGTCGATCACCTGCCCGGCCGTGAGGGTGACCGGCTTCGGGCCCTGTTTGGCGCGCGCCGACAGGAAGGTGCGCGGTCCCACGTACCAGCAGGGCTTGCCGCCGTTGGGCAACAGCCGCAGCAGTACCGGCCCGGCGGGCAGGGGTACCGTGATGACCGACTCGACGCCGACGGGATACCAGACCCGATCGCCGGTGGTCGGCTGGTACACCTCCAGCACGCCGCCCTGGCTGGCGGCGGTACCGAGGTCCAGCCGCCGGATCTGGGCACCCCGCGGCAGCACGATGTCCGGGACTGTCGTCGTGGTGCCGGCGGTGACCTGAACGAGGGTGGCCTCGAACCGGTTGTCGACATTGCCGGACCAGCCCGGGGCGAGCACGGCCCCCGAGGAGAGGACGCGGCCGTCCGCCCCCAGCGGCCAGCGGTACGGGCCGAGGCGATCGAGGACGTAGCTGCCGCCCGTGGCGCAGGCACGCACCGGCGGCACGTCCACGAAGTCCGGGTGCAGGCCGACGGGCTGCACGCAGGTGTCGACCGGGCTGCCCGCCTGGTCCTTCACCCGCCCGGTCAGCTTGCCGGCCAGGTCGAGCCGGATCGGCGGCGCGGTCACGGTCTGGCCGACCTGCATCGAATAGATCTCTGCGACCCGCCGGTCCCCGGTGCCGCCGTTCTCGGTGTACCACTGCGCGCCGTACGGGGCGGGCGGAACGACCAGCAACTGCACCGGCCCGGGCGGCAGCGGCCCGATGCGGACCTTGCCGCTGGTGTCGGAACAGTAGCTGGTGGCCTCCCGCCGCATCGGCGTGGTGGCCAGCTTCTCAGCACTCACTGCGTAGACGCAGGTCTTCGGGGGCACGGAAGCGTCCCTGGCGTCGACGACGCTGGTCTCCAGGGCGGCGCCCGGCTCGACGGTCACGGTGAGCCGGGTGGTCTCGCCGGTGACGACCCGCACCGAGGAGACGGTCCTGGTCCAGTGGGTCGGCTTGGCATCGACGAGGAGTGACTCCAGGGTGGTGCCGGTGGCCCAGACCTTCGGGAAGGTGATCGTGCCGGTGTCGCCGCACGCCACCTCCTGCGCCTGAAAGAGCCGTGCGCAGCCCTTCACCGGTGCCCCGGTGACGGCGTCGGTCAACGTCACCTCGACGGCGCCCGGGGGCACGAGCTGCTCGTCCACCGTGGTGACCTCGCCGTCGGCGATGTGTACGACGGTGGCCTCGGCGGGCGTCGGCTTGCCCGGGTGGTACTGGATGGTCCGGTCCAGCGGCTTGACCGCGACCCGGTAGTCACCGGCCGGCACCCGGTCGAACTGGTACCGCCCGTCGACCGCCTCGGTCCAGGCGGACCAGGAGCCGTCGACGGCCTCCACCCGGACCGAGTTGGTCAGGGCCGGGGTGGCGTCGGGGTAGTCGGTGATCTGGCCGCGTACCGTGCCGCCGCCCGTCCGGAGAGCGACGTTCACGATCTTGTCCTGGCCCCACGCCGGGAAGTACGTGGAAGCGTTGCGGCTGTCCACCGCGTTCGGCGCCCATTGCTCGGGGTAACCGTCGGCGTTGACCCGCAGCTTGTAGCCGAGGTTGTAGGACACGGTCGTGATCCGGTAGCGGCCGGTGGCGTCGGTGCACGCCGTCGCGGCCTCCTGCCCGCTGTAGACGGAGACTGCGGTCACGCAGGCGCCCGCGACCGGCGCGCCGGTCGCCGCCGTCACGGTGCCGGTCAGCACGCCGCCCTCATACGCCCCGGTCGTCGTCAGGTACCGCCCGTCCACCGTGGTCGTGGCGCCCGGGGTCACGTCGAAGACCGTGACGACTGGCGGGTTCCCGGTGCCGGGCAGCCACTGGGTCGGGTCCCAGCCCCGGGGGCCGATGGCGAGCCGGTAGGAGCCGACCGGCAGGTTTCCGAGCCGGTAGCGGCCGTCGCTGTCGGTGGGCGCCTTCGCCCGCCAGACGCCGACGGTCGAGACGGCGGTGACCTCGGAGGCGTACGCGGGGCTGCCGTCGGGCTGGGTGATCCGGCCGGCGAAGCCGCCCACGGCGTCCAGCAGCGCCAGGTTCGCCTCGATGGTGGTGCTGCCGTCGGTCGGGTAGCGCAGCGGATCCGCGTTGTAGTAGTCGGGCTCGGCGGGCCACCACAGCTCCGCGTGCCCCGCCGCCTGCGCTCGCAGGCGCGGCTGGATCGTGCGAGTCAGGCCGGAGAAGGTGTAGCGCCCCTGCTCGTCGGCGCAGCGGGTGGCGATCACCCGGTCGGGCGCGTTGAACAGGGTGAGGCAGGCGCCCGGCAACGGCGCGCCGGTCGCCCGGTCGGTCACCGTACCGGTGGCCGTGTAGGTCGGCACGGCCTGCGCGGCCGGTGCGGCCGCCAGCACGGCGGCGACGACAGCGGTCGCGGCCAGGGCGCGCATCCACCTCTTGGTCAGTCTCATCGGCCGTGGTCCCCCCAGGCTCGTCGGCCGCAGCAGGATCAGGATAGAGGTTCAACAAAGCGTTCGATGTCCCGCCGGACGGCACACGGGCTGGTCGAGCCGATCGGTGGGCACGCCTCCCCGATCGGGGGGAGCGGCACGTCGCCCGACCGGTCGACGGGTGCGCGGGTCGCCCTGCGGCCGCCAAGAGCCGGGTGGTGGTCGCGCGGGCCGGGGGCACAGGGCAGGATGGGCGGCATGAGCGAGCGCAGCGAGCGAATCAGTGAGCTCAGCGCGGAAATGCCGCACCGCGCCGGCGAGCGAACTGGGGTGACGGCGTGAGCGAGCGCAGCGGCGTGCCCGGTCAAGGGCTGGTGAAGGGGCTGGCGGTCACGTTGAAGACGATGACCAGCCGCTCGACCACGCAGCAGTACCCGGACGTCGCCCCCGAGTTGCCACCCCGCTCCCGCGGCGTGATCGCGCTGCTGGAGGAGAACTGCACGGTCTGCATGCTCTGCGCCCGGGAGTGCCCGGACTGGTGCATCTACATCGACTCGCACAAGGAGGAGGTGGCGGTGCCGGGCGCCGCCCGCCCCCGGCAGCGCAACGTGCTCGACAAGTTCGACATCGACTTCTCGCTCTGCATGTACTGCGGCATATGCGTGGAGGTCTGCCCCTTCGACGCGCTCTACTGGTCCCCGGAGTTCGAGTACGCGGAGCACGACATCAAGGACCTGCTGCACGACAAGGACCACCTGGGCGAGTGGATGGCCACCGTCCCGCCGCCGCCCGCGCACGACCCGCACGGCGAACCCTCCAAGGAGGAGACCACCGCCGCGCGCAAGGCCGCAGCCCCGGCCCGCCCCGCCGCCGAACGCCCCGAGCCCGGCCCCGCCGCCGGCGGAGGTGCGACCCCATGACAGGTGCGGACGTGCTGCTGCTGGCCCTCGGCGCCGTGGCGGTCGGCGCGGGCGTGCTGGTGGTGAGCACGAAGCACCTGGTCCGGGCCGGGCTCTACCTGGTGGTCTGCCTGGGCGCGCTGGCCGGTGACTACCTGGTGCTCACCGCCGAGCTGGTGGCCTGGGTGCAGGTGCTGATCTACGTCGGCGCGGTGGTGGTGCTGCTGCTCTTCGCGGTGATGCTGACCCGGGCCCCGATCGGCGCCTCCGACGACCTGGACCGGCCGGGCTGGCCGGCCGCGCTGATCGGCGGCGGCAGCGGGCTGGGCCTGGCCGTGCTGCTGGTCGACGCGTTCCGCTGGTCCCGGGTGGAGCTGCCCGCCGCGGGCACCGCCGACCGCCTGGGCGAGCAGGTGTTCCGCTCCTGGGTGCTGCCGTTCGAGGTGCTCTCGCTGCTGCTGCTCGCCGCCCTGGTGGGCGCGATCGTGCTCTCCCGCGCCGACATCGGCCGGCCCGGCGCGACGACGGCCGGCACGCCGGCCGGCCAACGCCGACCGCCGGCCCGGCCCGAGCCGGCCGGCGCGGCGGTCACGGGCGCGGACGAGGGCGGGCGCGCGTGAGGCCAGTCGTCCCGTACGTCACCGCGGCGCTGCTCTTCGGCCTCGGCGGCTACGGCGTGCTGCGCCGTCGCAACGCGGTCCTCGTGCTGATGGCCGTCGAGCTGATGCTGAACGCGGTGAACCTGATCCTGGTCACGGCGGACACCACGGTCCGGGCGCAGCTGCCGCACTCCGGTCAGGTCTTCGCGCTCTTCGTGATCGTGCTCGCCGCCGCCGAGATCGGCGTCGGGCTGGCCATCGTGCTCCAGCTCTACCGGCTGCGCGCCAGCGTGACCGTGGACGACGTGCCGCTGACCGAGGCGCCGGCGCCCGTGGCCGCCGGCGTACCGGCCGCCGGCACGACGAGCGTGCGCTCGGGCGGGCCGGCCAGCGCGCCGGAGGAGGAGAAGTGACCGGGCTCCTCGCGGCGGCGCTGCCGGGCGTACCCCTGCTCGTCGGTCTGGTCGGGTTGCTGCTGCCGCCGTCGCCGCGCGGCGCGGCGACCGGCGAGGACCCGGCCCGGCGGGTGGCCATCGCGCTCGGCGTGACCGGCGCGGCGGTGGCCCTGCTGGCCGCGGTGGCGCTGCTGGTCCGGGTGGACCGGCCGGTCGAGGGCTCCACCAGCTGGGTCGACCTGGGCGGGTTGACGGTCACCCTCGGGTACCGGCTGGACGGGGTGGCCGTGCTGGTCGCCACGGCGGTGGCCGCGGTGGCCCTGGCCGTACAGGTCTACTCGATCGGCTACCTGAGGCGCGGCCCGCACGACGACGTCGAGGTGGATCACCGCTATCCGCCGTACGCGGCGCAGATCAGCCTCTTCACCGCCGCGATGCTGACCGTGGTGGTCTCCGGCGACCTGATCATGCTGCTGGTCGGCTGGGAGGTGATGGGCCTCTGCTCGTACCTGCTCATCGCCCACGACCGGCGGCTGCCCGAGGCGCCGGCCGCCGCGGTGAAGGCGTTCCTGGTGACCCGGGTCGGCGACGTCGGCTTCCTGCTCGGCATCGCCCTGCTCGGCGTCTCCGCCGGCAGCTTCAAGATCGCCGACGTGCTCGGCCACCCCTACTCCACCGGTACGCTCACCGCCGCCTGCCTGCTGCTGCTCGCCGGGGTGGCCGGCAAGAGCGCCCAGTTCCCGCTGCACACCTGGCTGCCCGATGCGATGGCGGGCCCGACCCCGATCTCCGCGCTGATCCACGCCGCGACCATGGTCGCCGCCGGCGTGTACGCAGTCGCCCGGCTCTATCCGCTCTTCGAGCGCGCCCCGGTGGCCCTCGCCGTGCTCGGGGTGATGGCCTCGATCACCCTGCTGCTGGGCGCGTTCGCCGCCACCGCGCAGGACGACATCAAGCGCGTCCTGGCCTGGTCGACGGTTTCCCAGATCGGCTACATGACCGGAGCGCTCGCCGTCGGGGCGCCCACGGCGGCGCTGTTCCACCTGCTCACCCACGCCGCGTTCAAGGCGCTGCTCTTCCTCACCGCGGGCGCGGTGATCCACGCCGTCGGCACCACCCTGATGTCCCGGATGGGCGGCCTGCGGACGGCCATGCCGGCGACCTTCTGGTGCATGGTGGTCGGCCTCGGCGCGCTCGCCGGGGTGCCGCCGCTCTCCGGCTTCTGGAGCAAGGATGGCGTGCTCGCCGCCGCCGAGGCGGCCGCGCTGGACGGTGCCGGCCCGAGCTACGGCTGGGTCGGATGGCTGGTCTGGCTGGCTGGGCTGCTCGGCGTCGCCGTCACCGCCTGGTACGCCACCCGCCTGCTGCTTCGCACCTTCCTCGGCGCACCCCGGAGCCCGCTGGCCCGCCCGCACGACCCGCCGGCGGTGATGCGCTGGCCGGTGCTGCTGCTCGCGGTTCCCGCCGCGCTGCTCGGCCTGGCCGGGTTCTGGCAGACCTTCGCCGACCGACTGGCCGCGCCCGTGGAGGCGGCTCTCCTGTGGCCGGGGACGCCCGCCGTGTCCCGGGTCGCCCCCGACCTGGTGCACGTCGGCCCCGCACTGCTCCTGCCGCTGGTGCTGCTGCTGGTCGGGGCGGGCGTCGCCTGGGCCGGCTGGCGCCGCGACCCGGCCGCCGACCCGGCCCGCTTCCTGGGTCCGCTGCGGCCGGTCTTCGCCCGGGCGTTCCGGCTCGACGACGTCCAGCACGCCCTCGTCGTACGCCCGACGACCGCGCTCGCTCGGGCCGCGCGTACCGGGGACGAGCTGGGGGTGGACGGTCTGGTGGAGGGGAGCGGCCACGCAGCGGTGGAGCTGGGCGGCGGGCTGGCGGCGCTGCACCGGGCCGCGCTGCCCCGCGCCGCGGCCGGCGTGCTGGCCGGCGCGCTGCTGATCGGCCTCGCCGTCGCAGTGATCGGAGGGGTGGCGCCGTGAGCCTCGGACAGTTCCTGCTGGTCGCGGTCCTCGCCGTGCCGGCGCTCGGCGCGGTCGCGGTGGCGGCCACCCCGCACGACCGGGGGGCCCGGCTGGTCGGTACGGTCGCCGCCGCGCTGACCCTGCTCGCCACCCTGCCGCTGGTCGGCGGCGACCACGGCTGGTTCGGCTACGGGCCGAGACCCGCCGTGCAGCCCTGGCACCGGCTCGACCTGCCCTGGGTGCCCGGCCTCGACCTGCGCTTCCACCTCGGGGTGGACGGGATCTCCTGGCCGCTGGTGGTGCTCACCGCCCTGCTCACCCTGCTCTGCTGCGGGTACACGCTGTGGCGGGTGCCCGACGGCGGCAGCGGCCGGGCCCTGGTCGCGCTGCTGCTGGTGGTCGAGGTGGGCATCCTCGGCACCTTCCTCGCCCTCGACCTGGTGCTGTTCTTCGTGTTCTTCGAGGTCGTCCTGCTCCCGATGTACGCGGTCATCGCCGGCTGGGGCGGCGACGACCGGCGGCGGGCGGCCCGCAAGTTCGCCCTCTACACGCTCTTCGGCTCGGTGCTGCTGCTGGTCGGCGTCTTCGTGGTGGTCGCCGCCGCCGGCACCGCCGACCTCGTGGCGCTGACCGGCGGAGCCGGCCTGTCCCGGGGCACCCAGCTCGCCGCGTTCACCCTGCTGGCGCTGGCCTTCGCGGTGAAGAGCCCGCTCTGGCCGCTGCACTCCTGGCTGCCCGACGCGCACTCCCAGGCGCCGACCGTCGGGAGCGTCATCCTGGCCGGGGTGCTGCTCAAGATGGGCACGTACGGCCTGATCCGGGTGGCGGTCGGGGTGGCCCCGGAGGGCGCCCGCTGGGCCGCCCCGGTGCTCGGGGTGCTCGCCGTCGCCGCGATCCTGATCGGCTCGCTGGTCTGCCTCGCCCAGGACGAGCTGAAGCGGCTGATCGCGTACTCCAGCGTCGGGCACATGGGTTTCGTGCTGCTCGGGGTGGCCACGCTCACCGCCACCGGCATCCAGGCGGCGCTGATCGGCAACATCGCGCACGGGGTGATCACCGGCCTGCTCTTCTTCCTCGCCGGGGCGGTCAAGGACCGGACCCACACCGGCGCGCTCGCCGAACTCTCCGGGCTGCGGGAGACCGCGCCCCGGCTGGCCGGGCTGCTCGGCTTCGCGGCGGTCGCCTCGCTCGGGCTGCCCGGGCTGGCCGGGTTCTGGGGCGAGGCGTTCGCCGTGGTGGCCGCCGTCCGGCGGGGCGGCGGGCTCTGGACCACCCTGGCGGTGCTGGCCGCGGTCGGCGGGGCGCTGACCGCCGCGTACTTCCTGCGGCTGCTGCGGCAAATCACCCACGGGCGGCCCAGCCCGGCGGTGGGCCGGCTGGCGCCCGGGCTGGCCGGGGCCGAGCTGACCGCGTGGGCCCCGCTGGTGCTTCTCGCGCTGGCCGTCGGCCTGGCCCCCGTGCTGGTGCTCGGGTACGCGACCGGCCCGGTGGACGCCCTGGTGGGGGTGCTCAAGTGAACGGGTCCCGGGATCGTTGGTGGGGTGGGGTGACGGCATGAGTCTGGTGCAGAGCGTGGACAACGTGGCGCTGCTGCCGGCGTACCTGGCCGCCGGCACCGCCGTACTCGTGCTCCTGGCCGACCTGCTGGTGGCCCGCGCCGGCGCGACGGTGGCCGTGGCCGCCGCGGGCGCCGTCGCCAGCGCGGTGGGCGCGGCGGTGGTCGGGGCGGGTGGCGAGCGGCGCACCTTCTGCGTGGGCGGTGACTGCTCCTGGGTGTTCAACGGCCGCGCGGCCCTGGTCGCGGCGGTCTTCGCGCTGCTCACCCTCGGGGTGCTGGCGCTGTCGGGGCCGCTGCTGCGGGCCGGCCGCACGCCGGTGGGGGAGTACTGCTTCCTCCTCGCCTGCGCGATGACCGGCGGCGTGGTGCTCGGCGCGGCCGGCGACCTGATCACCCTGATCGTGGCA
The window above is part of the Micromonospora inositola genome. Proteins encoded here:
- a CDS encoding complex I subunit 4 family protein — encoded protein: MSLGQFLLVAVLAVPALGAVAVAATPHDRGARLVGTVAAALTLLATLPLVGGDHGWFGYGPRPAVQPWHRLDLPWVPGLDLRFHLGVDGISWPLVVLTALLTLLCCGYTLWRVPDGGSGRALVALLLVVEVGILGTFLALDLVLFFVFFEVVLLPMYAVIAGWGGDDRRRAARKFALYTLFGSVLLLVGVFVVVAAAGTADLVALTGGAGLSRGTQLAAFTLLALAFAVKSPLWPLHSWLPDAHSQAPTVGSVILAGVLLKMGTYGLIRVAVGVAPEGARWAAPVLGVLAVAAILIGSLVCLAQDELKRLIAYSSVGHMGFVLLGVATLTATGIQAALIGNIAHGVITGLLFFLAGAVKDRTHTGALAELSGLRETAPRLAGLLGFAAVASLGLPGLAGFWGEAFAVVAAVRRGGGLWTTLAVLAAVGGALTAAYFLRLLRQITHGRPSPAVGRLAPGLAGAELTAWAPLVLLALAVGLAPVLVLGYATGPVDALVGVLK